From a single Methylacidiphilum kamchatkense Kam1 genomic region:
- a CDS encoding DHA2 family efflux MFS transporter permease subunit — MDGQPTTEIPWKPRHNPWIIALSVMLATFMEVLDTTILNVALPYIAGGLSASNSQATWVLTSYLVSNAVVLPMTDWLGRTFGRKRLLLACISLFTISSVMCGGAPNLGTLIFARVLQGAGGGGLQPISQAILLESFPPEKRGQAMGLFALGVVVAPILGPVFGGWLTDNLNWRWCFFINLPVGIFAIIASYFTVEDPPYLRRNSEKKLDILGFSFLCLWLGCLQVLLDKGQEDNWFDAIWLRWMGGLSLIGMICFIFRELKTPNPLVDLRIFKDKNFSVAVFEVFIVGVVLYATLSGLPLFLQTLISYTAYQSGLAISPRGIGAVAGAIIAGRLLGLISGRLIVALGFIFLAISSFQIGFFNLEIAKLNIIIPNIINGIGAPFVFIPLTTAAVITLKQEQIGAATGLFNLFRNIGGSIGTSMVQTFIQRLAQAHQTILVGYYTPDNLNYLSRFSGIESYLGMHSGSVPAASQALKVLYSTLINQANLLAYMEIFQVMGWICVFSIPLAFLLAKDTKKTGPVAMH, encoded by the coding sequence ATGGATGGTCAGCCTACAACAGAAATTCCCTGGAAGCCTCGACATAATCCTTGGATAATCGCACTTTCGGTGATGCTTGCCACATTTATGGAAGTCCTGGATACCACCATCCTTAATGTTGCGCTTCCGTATATTGCAGGTGGACTTTCTGCCAGCAATTCTCAAGCCACATGGGTGCTTACGAGCTATCTTGTTTCCAATGCTGTTGTTTTGCCAATGACAGACTGGCTTGGAAGAACTTTCGGAAGGAAAAGACTGCTTTTGGCCTGCATTTCACTTTTCACAATCAGTTCGGTTATGTGTGGCGGAGCTCCTAACCTTGGGACCCTAATCTTTGCTAGAGTTTTGCAAGGAGCTGGTGGTGGAGGGCTCCAGCCCATTTCTCAAGCAATATTGTTAGAGAGTTTCCCTCCAGAGAAAAGAGGCCAAGCCATGGGCCTATTCGCTCTTGGGGTAGTCGTTGCTCCTATATTAGGACCGGTGTTTGGAGGCTGGTTAACGGATAATCTCAATTGGCGGTGGTGTTTTTTTATTAATCTACCAGTAGGCATTTTTGCTATTATAGCATCTTATTTTACCGTCGAAGATCCTCCTTACTTAAGAAGGAATTCAGAAAAAAAATTAGATATCCTTGGTTTTTCTTTTCTTTGCCTTTGGCTTGGCTGCCTTCAAGTCCTTCTTGACAAGGGTCAAGAAGACAATTGGTTTGATGCCATCTGGTTAAGATGGATGGGGGGACTATCTCTTATTGGAATGATTTGTTTTATTTTTCGTGAGCTCAAAACGCCTAATCCGCTTGTTGATCTAAGAATTTTTAAAGACAAAAATTTTTCTGTGGCCGTCTTTGAAGTATTCATTGTCGGGGTAGTCCTTTATGCCACGCTGTCGGGGTTACCTCTTTTTTTGCAAACGCTCATTTCCTATACTGCTTATCAGAGTGGCTTAGCGATTAGTCCCAGAGGCATAGGGGCTGTGGCAGGAGCAATAATAGCTGGCAGATTGCTTGGGCTAATAAGCGGCAGGCTGATTGTGGCTCTTGGATTTATATTTCTAGCTATATCTTCTTTTCAAATCGGTTTTTTTAATCTTGAAATAGCCAAACTAAACATCATCATTCCAAACATTATCAATGGGATTGGGGCTCCTTTCGTATTTATCCCTCTGACGACAGCAGCTGTTATTACGCTCAAGCAAGAACAGATAGGAGCTGCTACTGGCCTATTCAACCTTTTTCGAAACATTGGAGGTAGTATAGGCACTTCTATGGTTCAAACCTTCATCCAAAGACTTGCTCAAGCCCACCAAACTATCTTGGTTGGGTATTACACACCAGACAACCTTAATTATTTATCAAGGTTTTCTGGGATCGAAAGCTATTTAGGCATGCACAGTGGTTCTGTTCCAGCCGCTTCCCAAGCCCTAAAAGTTTTGTATTCTACGTTAATCAATCAGGCCAATCTTCTGGCCTACATGGAAATTTTTCAGGTAATGGGCTGGATCTGTGTCTTTTCCATTCCATTGGCCTTTCTTCTGGCTAAAGATACAAAAAAAACTGGACCTGTAGCTATGCATTAA
- the eno gene encoding phosphopyruvate hydratase gives MANTFIRKVLARQVLDSRGNPTVEAEIHLESGVSARAIVPSGASTGSNEALELRDGNKERYGGKEVSKAIRNITKTIAPELIGKDAANQAEIDRILIDLDGSKNKSVLGANAILAVSLCVARAAAMAEGIPLYRHLGGSQAITLPIPFANVINGGVHSDAPLDFQEFMIVPKGAPSFKEGLRYGVEIFHTLKTLLQDKKLGTGIGDEGGFAPAISSADQAFDLLIEATEKAGYIPGKDVFYAMDAAATELFEESSKIYVFKKSQNIKMPASHLIELYRELAKKYPLVSIEDGMAESDWDGWKQLTQQLGSSLQLVGDDLFVTNKEFLEQGIKEKVANAILIKVNQVGTLTETFHTVETAKRHGYKVMVSHRSGESEDPFIADLSVALNAGQIKTGSFCRSDRLCKYNQLLRIEEELGESAIYGI, from the coding sequence ATGGCTAACACATTCATACGCAAAGTACTCGCAAGACAAGTCCTTGATTCAAGGGGAAATCCTACAGTAGAAGCTGAAATTCATTTAGAAAGTGGAGTCAGTGCTAGAGCAATTGTTCCGTCTGGAGCAAGTACAGGAAGTAACGAAGCCCTGGAATTAAGAGATGGCAATAAGGAACGGTATGGGGGCAAAGAAGTTTCTAAAGCCATTAGGAATATCACAAAAACAATAGCTCCTGAGCTAATAGGAAAAGATGCAGCTAACCAAGCAGAAATTGATCGGATATTGATTGATCTAGACGGCTCAAAAAACAAGTCGGTTTTAGGAGCCAATGCAATTTTAGCGGTTTCTCTTTGTGTGGCACGGGCAGCCGCTATGGCCGAAGGCATTCCACTATATAGGCATCTTGGAGGTTCACAAGCCATCACTCTGCCCATTCCTTTTGCCAATGTTATCAATGGGGGTGTTCATTCGGATGCTCCCCTCGATTTTCAGGAATTTATGATTGTGCCTAAAGGCGCTCCTTCATTCAAAGAAGGACTCAGGTATGGAGTAGAAATTTTTCATACCTTAAAAACTCTTCTCCAAGACAAAAAATTAGGAACAGGCATAGGAGATGAAGGGGGATTTGCCCCAGCAATTTCTTCTGCTGATCAAGCTTTCGATTTGCTTATCGAAGCAACAGAAAAGGCTGGATATATTCCAGGAAAAGATGTCTTTTATGCCATGGATGCTGCGGCAACCGAACTTTTTGAAGAAAGCTCTAAAATTTACGTATTCAAAAAGTCTCAAAACATAAAGATGCCAGCTTCGCATCTTATTGAACTCTACCGAGAGCTTGCTAAAAAGTATCCTCTTGTATCCATTGAAGATGGAATGGCTGAAAGCGATTGGGATGGCTGGAAACAGCTTACCCAACAGCTTGGAAGTTCCCTTCAGCTTGTCGGGGACGATCTGTTTGTTACCAACAAGGAATTTCTTGAGCAAGGAATTAAAGAAAAAGTGGCCAATGCTATTCTTATCAAAGTAAATCAAGTGGGGACCCTAACAGAAACCTTTCATACGGTAGAAACGGCTAAAAGGCATGGATACAAGGTCATGGTCAGTCATAGATCTGGAGAAAGTGAGGATCCTTTCATTGCTGATCTTTCAGTTGCCTTAAATGCAGGGCAAATTAAAACAGGATCTTTTTGTCGTTCTGATCGGCTATGTAAGTACAACCAACTGCTTCGAATTGAAGAAGAGCTAGGAGAAAGTGCTATTTATGGAATTTAG
- a CDS encoding FtsB family cell division protein — protein sequence MIKFKSLNFWIYFIQSTKLLIFLGLFALLLSVFIPIIRKIDQLEKKKELLAKEYAEAELKNKELSCKLHLLKHDPSFIERIARDRLNMGKPGEIIFRFYPYGYVPLNKKSVNKLENKEPVEKKP from the coding sequence GTGATTAAATTCAAATCTCTGAACTTTTGGATCTATTTTATCCAATCGACGAAGCTCCTTATTTTTTTGGGCTTATTTGCGCTCCTCTTAAGTGTCTTTATACCGATTATTCGCAAGATTGACCAGTTAGAAAAGAAAAAAGAGCTTCTTGCCAAAGAATACGCAGAGGCTGAGTTAAAAAATAAAGAATTAAGTTGCAAGCTACATCTTCTAAAGCATGATCCAAGTTTTATCGAACGGATCGCTCGTGACCGGTTAAACATGGGAAAACCAGGTGAAATTATATTCCGGTTTTATCCTTATGGCTATGTTCCATTGAATAAAAAAAGCGTTAATAAACTGGAAAATAAAGAACCAGTAGAAAAGAAACCCTAA
- the hemW gene encoding radical SAM family heme chaperone HemW translates to MRIEHLYFHFPFCATICPYCGFYVTKGKRKDIALLTEALIREVEILKDHYSLDPKTVYIGGGTPSLAKSEEIKQLLSILPKENLLELTIEANPRTITEQKAAEWKETGINRVSIGAQSMNEQELLVLGRRHKPRDVIDSVHLLRKVGIENINLDFIFGIPGQDLQSLKQSLQMALDLAPRHISLYCLTYEENTPFFKAFQEGKFRCDEQKEIEMMYEASDLLTKHGFIHYEISNFALPGYKSLHNQAYWQGKDYLGVGPSACSTVGTKRWKNVADHSHYVKAVKEGRLAIAEMESLDGESKNKERIFLGLRTDQGVAISHFGQKEREVIQWLVYEGLGRTVGDRFVLTPRGLLVADSIALYFMN, encoded by the coding sequence ATGCGCATTGAACATCTTTATTTCCATTTCCCTTTCTGTGCCACCATTTGTCCTTATTGTGGATTTTATGTAACTAAAGGGAAAAGAAAAGACATAGCGCTTTTGACGGAAGCTTTAATTAGGGAGGTGGAAATTTTAAAAGACCATTATTCTTTGGATCCAAAAACGGTGTATATAGGAGGGGGCACTCCCTCTTTAGCCAAATCAGAAGAAATCAAACAGCTGCTCTCTATTCTTCCTAAGGAAAACCTTCTAGAGCTAACGATTGAAGCCAATCCAAGGACGATTACAGAGCAAAAGGCAGCCGAATGGAAAGAGACTGGTATTAACCGAGTGAGCATAGGAGCTCAATCAATGAACGAACAAGAACTGTTAGTTCTTGGTAGAAGACACAAGCCTAGGGATGTGATCGACTCGGTTCATCTTCTTAGAAAAGTAGGGATTGAAAATATCAATTTGGATTTCATCTTTGGCATTCCTGGACAGGATCTACAATCTTTAAAGCAATCTTTACAAATGGCTTTGGATTTAGCTCCCAGGCATATTTCGCTTTATTGTTTAACCTACGAGGAAAACACGCCATTTTTCAAAGCCTTCCAAGAAGGGAAATTTCGTTGTGATGAACAAAAAGAGATTGAAATGATGTATGAAGCTTCGGATTTATTAACCAAGCATGGTTTTATCCATTATGAGATCTCCAACTTTGCTCTTCCTGGATATAAATCCCTCCACAATCAAGCTTACTGGCAAGGCAAAGATTACTTAGGTGTTGGTCCTAGCGCCTGTTCGACGGTAGGAACCAAAAGATGGAAAAATGTTGCGGATCATTCTCATTATGTCAAAGCGGTAAAGGAAGGGCGGCTTGCTATAGCTGAGATGGAATCATTGGATGGAGAATCCAAGAATAAAGAAAGAATCTTTTTGGGCCTTCGAACCGATCAAGGAGTGGCCATAAGCCATTTTGGCCAGAAAGAAAGGGAAGTCATTCAGTGGCTTGTCTATGAAGGGTTAGGAAGGACAGTAGGAGATCGGTTTGTGTTAACACCGCGTGGTCTGCTTGTCGCTGATAGTATTGCTTTATATTTTATGAACTAG
- a CDS encoding glycosyltransferase family 2 protein → MMANSKIEEPIDWSVIIVTFQSQKVIKNCLEALFCQRGVRTEIFVVDNNSTDGTKEILKALSTKICFIENPSNEGFAKAANKPLCRAKGRFVLFLNPDVVIKNPYFLEKIAALFDETKTVGAIGPSLYYPDGQIQPTTSLQYPNQKWTLGSIPKYPGNIAALLGACLAIRKEILDQIGGFDEDYFLYGEDQDICLRIRKLGFSLAYLPQIQAYHVGGHSSENLSYKLLWERKLQAEYMFYKKHYPQKAIDLIAFSQLIKSNWQLFLLFFFGSSLLPKSRLDEKICKYKAIRSQALAHLRYRFNQPRQS, encoded by the coding sequence ATGATGGCAAACAGCAAGATCGAAGAGCCGATCGACTGGTCAGTCATTATTGTTACTTTTCAGAGTCAAAAAGTTATAAAAAACTGTCTTGAGGCTTTATTCTGCCAAAGAGGCGTGCGTACTGAAATCTTTGTCGTAGACAATAATTCAACAGACGGGACAAAAGAAATCCTTAAAGCTTTGTCCACTAAGATTTGTTTCATCGAGAATCCCAGTAATGAAGGTTTTGCTAAAGCCGCCAACAAACCTCTCTGCCGAGCGAAAGGCCGATTTGTTTTATTTCTTAATCCGGATGTTGTGATTAAAAATCCTTATTTCTTAGAAAAAATAGCTGCTTTATTCGATGAAACCAAAACAGTCGGAGCCATTGGCCCCTCGTTATATTATCCTGATGGGCAGATTCAGCCGACTACCAGTTTGCAGTATCCCAATCAAAAATGGACACTTGGATCTATCCCAAAATATCCTGGGAATATTGCTGCCCTGCTTGGAGCTTGCCTAGCCATCCGTAAAGAGATACTCGATCAAATTGGCGGTTTTGACGAAGACTATTTTCTTTATGGAGAAGACCAAGATATTTGTTTGCGCATCCGTAAGCTTGGGTTTAGTCTTGCCTACCTTCCTCAAATTCAAGCGTATCATGTTGGGGGGCATAGCAGCGAAAACCTCTCTTACAAACTTCTATGGGAAAGAAAACTACAAGCCGAATATATGTTCTATAAAAAGCACTATCCTCAAAAAGCTATTGATCTCATCGCCTTTTCACAGCTGATCAAAAGCAATTGGCAACTCTTCCTCCTCTTCTTTTTTGGCAGCTCTCTCTTGCCAAAAAGCCGTCTTGATGAAAAAATCTGCAAATACAAGGCAATTCGTTCTCAGGCTTTAGCTCATCTTCGCTATCGATTCAACCAACCAAGACAATCATGA
- a CDS encoding NAD(P)-dependent oxidoreductase, with translation MGRILITENSPLQSRQLQIASQKAKELSRLHLFMGTYHWFARVLKKNIHQFSSGLLLGAADGYLGRFLYSDKLLREKIDITGIDSTPRPIKWPLPWKWVQTDILEFEVWERYSFIIANWFFFAFDESKLQRIGERIQHSKAFLLVFSEPYRSYFQRFELWVLHKIGLIRTAYPVVCRAVQAGFHDQELIQALHLESSQWQISTSSPLLLSQRVVAKRLL, from the coding sequence ATGGGAAGGATCCTCATTACTGAAAATTCACCACTACAATCAAGACAGCTACAAATTGCTTCTCAAAAAGCAAAAGAGCTCTCTCGGCTGCACTTGTTCATGGGGACTTATCATTGGTTTGCAAGAGTTTTAAAAAAAAATATTCACCAATTTTCTTCTGGGCTTTTATTAGGTGCTGCGGATGGATATTTAGGTAGATTTCTTTATTCCGATAAATTGCTGCGGGAAAAAATCGACATTACTGGAATTGATAGTACGCCTCGTCCTATAAAATGGCCACTTCCTTGGAAATGGGTTCAAACCGATATTCTCGAATTCGAAGTTTGGGAAAGATACTCTTTTATTATAGCTAATTGGTTCTTTTTTGCTTTCGATGAATCGAAATTACAGAGGATTGGTGAAAGAATACAACATAGCAAAGCATTCCTCTTAGTCTTTTCGGAGCCTTATCGCTCTTATTTCCAAAGGTTTGAACTTTGGGTTTTACATAAAATTGGATTGATTCGAACGGCTTATCCAGTGGTTTGCCGTGCGGTTCAAGCGGGTTTTCACGATCAAGAGCTTATTCAGGCATTACATCTCGAAAGCTCCCAGTGGCAGATATCCACCAGTTCTCCTTTGCTCCTTTCCCAGAGAGTCGTTGCCAAACGCCTTTTATGA
- a CDS encoding archease, translated as MNIDKQPITSYRWETFSHMADIGIRGFGNSPEEALIAVSLALISVITDPQKVSPTSSVSITCQDDSYDLLLYDWLNSLIFKMATENMLFSAFEVELRLPFLRGMAWGETIDREKHKPAVEVKGATFTELFFGQNGNQWIAQCVVDV; from the coding sequence ATGAATATCGATAAGCAACCTATCACTTCCTACCGGTGGGAAACTTTTTCCCACATGGCAGACATCGGCATTAGAGGTTTTGGCAATAGTCCAGAAGAAGCCCTTATAGCCGTATCTCTGGCATTGATTTCCGTCATAACCGATCCCCAAAAAGTCAGCCCCACAAGCTCTGTCAGTATAACCTGTCAGGATGATAGTTATGACTTGCTCCTCTATGATTGGCTAAATAGTCTGATATTTAAAATGGCTACTGAAAACATGCTTTTTTCTGCATTCGAAGTTGAACTGCGTTTACCATTCTTACGGGGAATGGCTTGGGGAGAAACCATAGATAGAGAAAAACACAAGCCGGCAGTTGAAGTCAAAGGAGCAACTTTTACTGAGCTTTTTTTCGGGCAGAATGGTAATCAATGGATCGCACAATGTGTGGTAGACGTATAA
- a CDS encoding RtcB family protein, with translation MEMSLLEKVSESCWQIPAHGTMRVPVIIYGSEKIIQQMDQKVAEQASNVASLPGIVKASYVMPDAHWGYGFPIGGVAAFDPDQDGVISAGGVGFDISCGVRTLLTGLQEKDIEPIKNKLADLLFKEIPAGVGSHGKIHLDKNEMDKMLVGGAKWAIEQGYGKEEDLQRIEEGGCMPGADPQAVSNLAKERQAKEMGTLGSGNHYAEVQVVGKIFDEAIAKLLSIHEGDIVVSIHCGSRGLGHQIGTDYLKEMVLCAQKLKIELPERELACAPIQSDLGKRYLGAMRAGINCALANRQILTHLIRKVFSYFFPNISMPLLYDVSHNTCKVEEHSINGGSKKLFVHRKGATRAFGPGHPEIPKDLKEAGQPVLIGGSMGTHSYILVGTTQSERLAFSSAVHGAGRAMSRSKALKEWKGKEIIKSLEAKGILIRAVSERGVAEEAPLAYKDVSDVVEAAHKAKLAKLIARLDPLICIKG, from the coding sequence ATGGAAATGTCCTTGCTTGAAAAAGTTTCCGAGAGTTGTTGGCAAATTCCTGCTCATGGGACAATGAGGGTTCCAGTGATTATTTATGGGTCTGAAAAAATAATCCAACAAATGGATCAAAAAGTTGCCGAACAGGCTTCCAACGTTGCCTCTTTACCAGGAATTGTTAAAGCATCTTATGTGATGCCCGATGCGCATTGGGGATATGGATTTCCAATAGGAGGCGTTGCAGCTTTCGATCCTGATCAGGATGGGGTAATATCGGCAGGAGGCGTTGGATTTGACATCTCCTGTGGAGTCAGAACCCTTTTAACAGGATTGCAAGAAAAAGACATTGAGCCAATCAAAAATAAACTCGCTGATCTTCTCTTCAAAGAAATTCCAGCAGGAGTGGGGAGTCATGGGAAGATTCACTTGGATAAGAACGAAATGGATAAGATGCTTGTCGGCGGAGCAAAATGGGCTATCGAGCAAGGCTATGGCAAAGAAGAGGATCTTCAGAGAATAGAAGAAGGGGGATGCATGCCCGGAGCTGATCCTCAAGCCGTTTCCAATCTTGCAAAAGAACGGCAAGCAAAAGAAATGGGCACGTTGGGTTCAGGGAACCATTATGCAGAGGTACAAGTTGTTGGCAAAATTTTTGATGAGGCTATAGCCAAATTACTGTCCATCCATGAAGGAGATATCGTTGTGAGTATTCATTGTGGCTCCCGAGGATTAGGGCATCAAATTGGGACGGATTATTTAAAAGAGATGGTACTTTGTGCCCAAAAACTCAAGATTGAATTACCTGAAAGAGAACTTGCCTGTGCTCCGATCCAATCGGATCTTGGGAAGAGATATCTTGGAGCGATGCGAGCAGGAATTAATTGTGCCTTGGCTAACAGACAGATCCTCACGCATTTGATTAGAAAAGTATTTTCCTATTTCTTTCCAAACATTTCCATGCCTTTGCTCTATGATGTCTCTCACAATACCTGTAAAGTCGAAGAGCATTCGATTAATGGAGGCTCAAAAAAACTGTTTGTGCATCGGAAAGGAGCTACTCGCGCTTTTGGTCCAGGTCACCCTGAAATCCCTAAAGATCTGAAAGAGGCTGGTCAACCAGTCCTTATAGGGGGCAGCATGGGCACCCATTCCTATATTTTGGTTGGGACGACTCAAAGCGAGCGGCTTGCTTTTTCTTCTGCAGTACATGGAGCCGGGAGAGCCATGAGCAGATCCAAGGCTTTGAAAGAATGGAAGGGTAAAGAGATCATTAAAAGCCTTGAAGCAAAAGGCATCCTGATCCGAGCTGTTTCAGAGCGCGGTGTTGCAGAAGAAGCTCCCTTAGCCTATAAGGATGTCAGTGACGTCGTGGAAGCGGCACATAAAGCAAAGCTTGCTAAACTGATTGCACGGCTTGATCCCTTAATTTGTATCAAAGGCTGA
- a CDS encoding site-2 protease family protein, with amino-acid sequence MKWSWRIGSIFGIQIYVHFTFFLLLSWIAVVYYSERGSLEDALLGIFFTLALFFVIVLHELGHATAARFFKISTKDITLLPIGGVARLEKIPEDPIQELIVAIAGPAVNIILALFLYLIMVIAGIPLDAKQPDMIHGNILAQFFWTNIILAGFNLIPAFPMDGGRILRGLLGIKMDFLHATRIAASVGQTIALAFGFIGLFTNPFLILIALFVWFGASQEANLAQVKFTLSKTTISHLMLREFHVLSPTDTLAKAIEITLATQQHDFPVVENNKLVGMLYRADLLMGLMQKGQDALVDEVMTREFVVVESSDKAEEVFSKLQSIPYATIPVTEKGELVGLLTKENIAEFLMFHTAMTERKSRSFFET; translated from the coding sequence ATGAAATGGTCTTGGAGAATTGGTTCTATTTTTGGCATTCAAATTTACGTTCATTTCACTTTCTTCCTTCTTCTTAGTTGGATTGCTGTAGTTTATTATTCAGAAAGAGGAAGCCTGGAAGATGCCCTGTTGGGCATTTTTTTTACTCTGGCCCTTTTTTTTGTCATTGTTCTTCATGAACTAGGGCATGCGACTGCTGCCCGGTTTTTTAAAATTTCTACAAAAGATATTACGCTCTTACCCATTGGTGGTGTAGCCAGGCTTGAAAAAATACCAGAAGATCCCATTCAAGAGCTGATCGTTGCCATAGCTGGACCTGCCGTCAATATCATTCTAGCACTATTCCTATATCTCATTATGGTTATCGCTGGAATTCCTCTTGATGCCAAACAGCCAGACATGATTCATGGTAACATCCTGGCTCAATTTTTTTGGACTAATATCATATTAGCCGGCTTTAATCTCATACCCGCTTTCCCAATGGATGGCGGCAGGATTTTACGAGGACTTTTAGGAATTAAGATGGATTTTCTGCATGCTACCCGAATAGCCGCTTCGGTTGGCCAAACGATTGCCCTGGCTTTTGGATTTATTGGGCTTTTTACCAATCCTTTTCTTATTCTGATTGCGCTATTCGTATGGTTTGGAGCTTCACAAGAAGCGAACTTGGCTCAGGTCAAATTTACTCTTAGTAAAACCACTATCAGCCATCTTATGCTCCGGGAATTCCACGTTCTTTCACCTACAGACACTTTGGCAAAGGCTATCGAAATCACTCTTGCCACTCAACAGCATGATTTCCCCGTTGTGGAGAACAACAAACTGGTTGGCATGCTCTACAGGGCTGATTTGCTGATGGGTTTAATGCAAAAGGGCCAGGACGCTTTAGTAGATGAAGTCATGACCAGAGAGTTCGTAGTGGTAGAATCTTCTGATAAAGCCGAAGAGGTGTTCTCCAAACTCCAATCTATTCCCTATGCCACCATTCCGGTGACAGAAAAAGGAGAACTTGTCGGGTTGTTGACAAAGGAAAACATTGCTGAATTTTTGATGTTCCATACGGCTATGACAGAACGAAAAAGCAGATCCTTTTTTGAGACATAA
- a CDS encoding acetate/propionate family kinase encodes MKDKQALILTVNSGSTSIKISVFDSETESLVLHGTIERIGITNSLFQFKNREGEIIAEELLQLKDHDEAIAKLFSFLKKHRLESSLLAVGHRIVHGGQLFQEPRLVTSEMLENLKELIPLAPDHLPSQILAIESFRKHIPQTKNICCFDTAFHRTIPHYARLYALPKSLRNMGIIRYGFHGLSCEYVMEELQKKEKEKAWGKIIIAHLGGGASLTAVYNGQSMDTTMGFSPLSGLIMGTRCGDLDPGAVLYLIKEKGFRATELYDLLNKQSGLLGLSGKSPNMKDLLEDSTKEAKEAVDTFVYQAKKYLGAFITILNGLDILVFTGGIGENSSEIREKICKNLDCWAIQLDPIKNQAHNEIISTEKSTAKIRIVKTNEELIIARRTLQLFRQGTLTL; translated from the coding sequence ATGAAAGACAAACAAGCCTTAATTCTTACAGTCAATAGCGGCTCAACAAGCATTAAAATCAGTGTTTTCGATTCGGAAACTGAGTCTCTTGTTCTGCATGGAACAATAGAAAGAATCGGAATAACAAATAGCCTTTTTCAATTCAAAAATAGAGAGGGAGAAATAATTGCTGAAGAGCTTCTTCAATTGAAAGACCATGATGAAGCTATAGCCAAGCTCTTTTCCTTTCTCAAAAAGCATAGGCTAGAATCGTCACTTTTGGCAGTTGGACATAGAATCGTGCATGGTGGACAACTTTTCCAGGAGCCCCGACTCGTTACCTCTGAAATGTTGGAAAACTTAAAAGAACTTATCCCCCTTGCTCCAGATCATTTGCCAAGCCAAATTTTGGCCATAGAATCGTTTCGTAAACACATCCCACAAACTAAGAATATCTGCTGTTTTGATACAGCCTTTCACAGAACAATCCCGCATTACGCCCGCCTCTATGCCCTTCCAAAGTCCTTAAGGAACATGGGGATTATTCGATATGGATTTCACGGCCTTTCTTGTGAGTACGTCATGGAGGAGCTACAGAAAAAAGAAAAAGAAAAAGCTTGGGGCAAAATCATCATCGCCCATCTTGGAGGAGGAGCCAGTCTGACGGCTGTCTATAATGGCCAAAGCATGGATACGACAATGGGATTTTCTCCTCTTTCCGGTTTAATCATGGGAACTCGATGTGGAGATCTCGATCCTGGAGCCGTTCTCTATCTGATTAAAGAAAAAGGGTTTAGAGCAACCGAACTGTATGATTTGTTAAACAAGCAATCCGGATTGCTTGGCTTAAGCGGGAAAAGTCCAAATATGAAGGATCTTCTTGAAGATTCAACGAAAGAAGCCAAAGAGGCGGTGGATACCTTTGTCTATCAAGCAAAAAAATATTTAGGGGCATTCATTACCATCCTCAATGGATTGGATATTCTAGTATTTACTGGGGGAATTGGAGAAAATTCTTCTGAGATCCGAGAAAAAATATGTAAAAATCTGGATTGTTGGGCAATCCAGCTTGATCCCATAAAAAACCAAGCTCATAACGAAATTATTTCGACAGAAAAGTCTACGGCTAAAATTCGAATCGTAAAAACCAATGAAGAATTGATCATCGCAAGAAGAACCCTCCAACTATTCAGGCAAGGAACTTTAACCTTATGA